One window of Camelina sativa cultivar DH55 chromosome 4, Cs, whole genome shotgun sequence genomic DNA carries:
- the LOC104779747 gene encoding uncharacterized protein LOC104779747 has protein sequence MEDLNTFAADCVVVSCCCNCLVLQIAIFIFLGLPQKLVKNTRKCYTKWGINRKIKRMGLCCECRRENTEVDSGWMKESMTMSMEMEGLRCIEEVEQALEEFSKNGEFLFGSFWGQERVQNSSSMSNCGNDNFDLRFVSRYEIVEENFYSLDYIFTTSPKLYRNKDIH, from the coding sequence ATGGAAGATCTCAACACATTTGCAGCTGATTGCGTCGTTGTATCGTGTTGTTGCAACTGTCTTGTTCTCCAGATCGcgatcttcatcttccttgGACTTCCTCAAAAGCTGGTCAAGAACACGAGAAAGTGTTACACAAAATGGGGGATAAATCGAAAGATAAAAAGAATGGGGCTTTGTTGCGAATGTCGTCGAGAAAATACGGAGGTTGATTCGGGATGGATGAAAGAGTCTATGACCATGAGTATGGAGATGGAAGGTCTTAGGTGTATAGAAGAAGTTGAACAAGCGTTAGAGGAGTTTTCAAAGAATggtgagtttttgtttggaaGCTTCTGGGGACAAGAGAGGGTTCAAAATTCTTCGTCAATGTCAAATTGTGGTAATGACAACTTTGACCTAAGATTTGTAAGTCGTTATGAGATCGTCGAAGAAAATTTCTACTCCTTGGATTATATATTCACAACTTCACCTAAATTATATCGAAATAAAGATATCCACTAG